One Chanodichthys erythropterus isolate Z2021 chromosome 22, ASM2448905v1, whole genome shotgun sequence DNA window includes the following coding sequences:
- the LOC137013063 gene encoding transmembrane protein 151B, which produces MQGVTVTGEAPTLNGGGREEQRPLKQSLSGSLCRESHWKCLLLTLLMYGCFGTLGWCSLYRITVMASDDQGPAYFYGDRARLYHDSPCSNGYIYIPVAFLAMLYIVYLVECWHCYSKTANLAKVEISEVYDRIQRLQQATPCIWWKAISYHYVRRTRQVTRYRNGDAYTTTQVYHERVNTHAASSEFDYSRLGVKDVSKELQGLLEHPVTRLRFTKCFSFASARAETAYLTQRARFFGDNEGLDDYMEAREGMHLKNVDFREHMLAFPNPSRPPWYTRRWVYWLASAFLLSWPLRVIAEYRTAYVHYHVEKLFGENEDANDNNTETGNYCTGFEHGTGGPTLRIISRVNTVDMTELEWHIRCNQQLVPSYSEALLMDLDVNTNTPLSVAMAARMRRNSSYFLQSCPRCRRSTSSSSLPSWVRGNVAAGTNSFPIRPGGRLSLSRSGFSLGRLQTARSRHPCLFHSRSLGGGMSSRLEEGGGGFLGLGFRVPDEERRGVLESEGLEDDDMEETGQEQVDERENGETREDERDRPPTYQDALYFPVLIIHGEESCHGGHGIDTG; this is translated from the exons ATGCAAGGGGTGACGGTGACTGGAGAAGCGCCCACGTTGAATGGGGGCGGAAGGGAGGAG CAGCGTCCCCTCAAGCAGTCCCTGAGTGGCTCGCTGTGCCGAGAGTCACACTGGAAGTGCCTGCTGCTCACCTTGCTCATGTATGGATGCTTTGGTACGCTAGGCTGGTGCTCCCTGTACCGCATCACCGTAATGGCTTCTGATGACCAAGGCCCCGCCTACTTCTACGGAGACCGAGCCCGACTCTATCACGACAGCCCATGTTCCAATGGCTACATCTATATACCTGTAGCCTTTCTGGCCATGCTGTACATTGTCTACTTGGTGGAGTGTTGGCACTGCTACTCCAAAACAGCTAACCTTGCTAAGGTGGAAATCAGTGAGGTGTATGACAGGATACAGCGATTGCAACAAGCCACACCCTGCATCTGGTGGAAGGCCATCAGCTACCATTACGTACGGCGTACCAGACAGGTGACGCGCTACCGCAATGGAGACGCGTACACGACTACGCAGGTGTACCATGAACGGGTCAACACGCATGCAGCGAGCTCCGAGTTCGATTACTCGCGCCTCGGGGTCAAAGACGTTTCGAAGGAGCTGCAGGGCCTTTTGGAGCATCCCGTCACCCGATTGCGCTTCACAAAGTGCTTCAGTTTCGCCAGTGCTCGTGCCGAGACTGCCTACCTCACGCAGCGAGCACGCTTCTTCGGGGACAATGAAGGTCTGGACGACTACATGGAAGCGCGGGAGGGTATGCACCTTAAAAACGTTGACTTTCGAGAACACATGCTGGCATTCCCCAATCCATCACGCCCACCTTGGTACACCCGACGCTGGGTGTACTGGCTGGCCTCGGCTTTCCTGCTATCGTGGCCTCTTCGCGTGATTGCCGAGTATCGCACGGCGTACGTCCACTACCACGTCGAGAAACTGTTTGGCGAAAATGAGGACGCAAATGACAATAATACGGAGACGGGGAACTACTGTACGGGCTTCGAGCATGGCACCGGGGGTCCCACTCTGCGCATCATTTCACGGGTCAACACAGTGGATATGACTGAACTGGAATGGCACATTCGCTGTAACCAGCAATTGGTGCCTAGCTACTCTGAGGCCTTGCTTATGGATTTGGATGTGAATACAAACACGCCATTATCGGTCGCGATGGCAGCACGTATGCGACGCAATTCTAGCTACTTCCTTCAGAGCTGCCCCAGGTGTCGGCGCTCGACGAGCAGCTCCTCGCTCCCTTCCTGGGTTAGAGGGAATGTGGCTGCGGGGACAAACTCATTCCCTATTAGGCCCGGCGGCAGGCTGTCCCTTAGTCGCAGTGGTTTCTCTCTCGGCCGGTTGCAGACCGCAAGAAGTCGCCACCCCTGCCTGTTTCACTCGAGAAGCCTCGGAGGTGGGATGAGCAGCCGGCTGGAAGAGGGTGGTGGGGGTTTCCTTGGTCTTGGGTTTAGAGTGCCAGATGAGGAGAGGAGGGGTGTATTAGAGAGTGAAGGGCTAGAAGATGACGACATGGAGGAGACAGGCCAGGAACAAGTGGATGAGAGGGAGAACGGAGAGACCAGGGAGGATGAGAGAGACAGGCCACCAACCTACCAAGATGCTCTGTATTTTCCGGTGTTAATCATTCACGGAGAAGAGAGCTGTCATGGGGGGCATGGTATTGACACGGGTTAA